The following coding sequences lie in one Rutidosis leptorrhynchoides isolate AG116_Rl617_1_P2 chromosome 4, CSIRO_AGI_Rlap_v1, whole genome shotgun sequence genomic window:
- the LOC139845162 gene encoding dihydrolipoyl dehydrogenase 2, chloroplastic-like isoform X1 — translation MQSSISLSLSSASSITVRSDSGATSTASDLFFNTNTTPKQLRFCGLRREAFAGCKSSSNNAVVFKQLRSKPKVFASLSGNGAPKSFDYDLVIIGAGVGGHGAALHAVEKGLKTAIIEGDVVGGSCVNRGCVPSKALLAVSGRMRELQNEQHMKSFGLQVAAAGYDRQGVANHAEGLATKIRNNLTNSLKHLGVDILTGVGSVVGPQKVKYGKVGVSETVITAKDIIIATGSVPFVPKGVEVDGKTVITSDHALKLETVPEWIVIVGSGYIGLEFSDVYTALGSEVTFVEALDQLMPGFDPEIGKLAQRVLINPRKIDYHTGVFATKITPAKDGNPVRIELTDAKTKEPKETLEVDAALIATGRAPFTQGLGLENVNVETQRGFIPVDERMRVIDSKGELVPHLYCIGDANGKMMLAHAASAQGISVVEQVSGKDHILNHLSIPAACFTHPEISMVGSTEPQAREKAEKEGFEVSIAKTSFKANTKALAENGGEGIAKLIYRPDNGEILGVHIFGMHAADLIHEASNAIALGTRIQDIKYAVHAHPTLSEVIDELFKSAKVKSDISSAAAEPVAV, via the exons ATGCAATCATCAATCTCTCTATCACTCTCTTCTGCTTCTTCGATCACCGTCAGATCCGACAGCGGAGCAACCTCCACTGCTTCTGACCTATTCTTTAACACGAACACCACTCCTAAGCAGCTGCGATTTTGTGGTTTGAGAAGAGAAGCATTTGCAGGATGCAAATCGTCTAGCAACAATGCTGTTGTGTTTAAGCAATTGCGGTCGAAACCGAAGGTTTTTGCTTCGTTATCTGGTAATGGAGCTCCTAAAAGTTTTGATTATGATCTTGTTATTATTGGAGCTGGTGTTGGTGGTCACGGTGCTGCTCTTCATGCCGTTGAGAAG GGTCTGAAAACTGCTATTATTGAAGGTGATGTGGTTGGGGGATCTTGTGTTAATCGTGGTTGTGTTCCTTCAAAAGCCCTTCTTGCTGTCAGTGGTCGCATGCGGGAGCTTCAGAATGAACAGCATATGAAGTCTTTTGGTTTACAG GTTGCAGCTGCCGGATATGACAGACAAGGGGTAGCTAATCACGCAGAAGGTCTTGCCACCAAAATCCGGAATAATCTAACCAATTCTTTAAAACATCTTGGCGTGGACATATTGACAGGTGTTGGCTCTGTTGTG GGTCCACAGAAGGTGAAATATGGAAAAGTTGGGGTCAGCGAGACAGTTATTACTGCAAAAGACATAATTATTGCTACCGGATCTGTACCATTTGTCCCTAAGGGAGTTGAAGTTGATG GTAAGACCGTTATAACCAGTGATCATGCTCTAAAGCTAGAGACAGTACCAGAGTGGATAGTTATAGTTGGAAGTGGTTATATTGGTCTGGAATTCAGCGATGTTTATACAGCACTTGGAAGTGAG GTGACATTTGTAGAAGCTTTAGATCAGTTAATGCCTGGATTTGACCCTGAGATTGGAAAATTGGCTCAAAGGGTTCTCATAAATCCTCGAAAGATTGACTATCATACTGGTGTATTTGCAACCAAG ATCACTCCAGCAAAGGATGGTAATCCTGTAAGAATTGAGCTTACTGATGCAAAGACAAAAGAACCAAAAGAGACATTGGAG GTAGATGCTGCTCTTATTGCAACTGGAAGGGCTCCATTTACACAAGGACTTGGTTTGGAGAAT GTCAATGTAGAAACACAACGTGGTTTTATTCCTGTTGACGAACGCATGCGAGTTATTGATTCAAAGGGAGAATTG GTTCCTCACTTGTATTGCATTGGTGACGCTAATGGAAAAATGATGCTGGCTCATGCAGCAAGTGCCCAGGGAATTTCAG TCGTTGAGCAAGTTTCTGGGAAAGATCATATCCTAAATCATCTGAGCATCCCAGCTGCCTGTTTTACTCATCCTGAAATTAGCATGGTCGGGTCAACAGAG CCCCAAGCTAGAGAAAAAGCTGAGAAGGAAGGATTTGAAGTTAGCATTGCCAAAACTAGCTTCAAGGCTAACACTAAAGCCCTTGCAGAAAATGGAGGAGAGGGTATTGCTAAG TTGATCTATAGACCTGATAACGGAGAGATCCTTGGGGTTCATATATTTGGAATGCATGCTGCTGACCTCATTCATGAAGCGTCAAATGCTATTGCTCTAGGAACACGTATACAG GATATCAAGTATGCTGTTCATGCCCATCCAACCTTGTCTGAAGTGATCGATGAACTATTCAAATCAGCTAAA GTTAAAAGCGACATTTCTAGTGCGGCTGCTGAACCAGTTGCAGTATAA
- the LOC139842675 gene encoding uncharacterized protein codes for MSGAQGTLPPGSTTATTYHSVQGGENKSRMDIHSKDDEGKVQIDKMQDKVEDCAGRGGPIFGDAVDETVQAQEQGRRDKPDPGVTGTG; via the coding sequence atGTCTGGAGCTCAAGGAACATTGCCGCCTGGAAGCACAACAGCGACAACATACCATTCCGTACAAGGAGGAGAGAACAAGAGTAGAATGGATATACACTCAAAGGATGATGAGGGTAAAGTTCAGATTGATAAGATGCAGGACAAGGTCGAAGACTGCGCTGGCCGTGGTGGGCCCATTTTCGGCGATGCGGTGGATGAAACTGTCCAAGCTCAAGAACAAGGACGTCGCGATAAACCGGACCCTGGTGTCACGGGCACGGGATAG
- the LOC139845162 gene encoding dihydrolipoyl dehydrogenase 2, chloroplastic-like isoform X2, which yields MQSSISLSLSSASSITVRSDSGATSTASDLFFNTNTTPKQLRFCGLRREAFAGCKSSSNNAVVFKQLRSKPKVFASLSGNGAPKSFDYDLVIIGAGVGGHGAALHAVEKGLKTAIIEGDVVGGSCVNRGCVPSKALLAVSGRMRELQNEQHMKSFGLQVAAAGYDRQGVANHAEGLATKIRNNLTNSLKHLGVDILTGVGSVVGPQKVKYGKVGVSETVITAKDIIIATGSVPFVPKGVEVDGKTVITSDHALKLETVPEWIVIVGSGYIGLEFSDVYTALGSEVTFVEALDQLMPGFDPEIGKLAQRVLINPRKIDYHTGVFATKITPAKDGNPVRIELTDAKTKEPKETLEVDAALIATGRAPFTQGLGLENVNVETQRGFIPVDERMRVIDSKGELVPHLYCIGDANGKMMLAHAASAQGISVVEQVSGKDHILNHLSIPAACFTHPEISMVGSTEPQAREKAEKEGFEVSIAKTSFKANTKALAENGGEGIAKLIYRPDNGEILGVHIFGMHAADLIHEASNAIALGTRIQDIKYAVHAHPTLSEVIDELFKSAKVRGKASLVPQLISLILQWLKATFLVRLLNQLQYKLVRGSDQEAVDRSG from the exons ATGCAATCATCAATCTCTCTATCACTCTCTTCTGCTTCTTCGATCACCGTCAGATCCGACAGCGGAGCAACCTCCACTGCTTCTGACCTATTCTTTAACACGAACACCACTCCTAAGCAGCTGCGATTTTGTGGTTTGAGAAGAGAAGCATTTGCAGGATGCAAATCGTCTAGCAACAATGCTGTTGTGTTTAAGCAATTGCGGTCGAAACCGAAGGTTTTTGCTTCGTTATCTGGTAATGGAGCTCCTAAAAGTTTTGATTATGATCTTGTTATTATTGGAGCTGGTGTTGGTGGTCACGGTGCTGCTCTTCATGCCGTTGAGAAG GGTCTGAAAACTGCTATTATTGAAGGTGATGTGGTTGGGGGATCTTGTGTTAATCGTGGTTGTGTTCCTTCAAAAGCCCTTCTTGCTGTCAGTGGTCGCATGCGGGAGCTTCAGAATGAACAGCATATGAAGTCTTTTGGTTTACAG GTTGCAGCTGCCGGATATGACAGACAAGGGGTAGCTAATCACGCAGAAGGTCTTGCCACCAAAATCCGGAATAATCTAACCAATTCTTTAAAACATCTTGGCGTGGACATATTGACAGGTGTTGGCTCTGTTGTG GGTCCACAGAAGGTGAAATATGGAAAAGTTGGGGTCAGCGAGACAGTTATTACTGCAAAAGACATAATTATTGCTACCGGATCTGTACCATTTGTCCCTAAGGGAGTTGAAGTTGATG GTAAGACCGTTATAACCAGTGATCATGCTCTAAAGCTAGAGACAGTACCAGAGTGGATAGTTATAGTTGGAAGTGGTTATATTGGTCTGGAATTCAGCGATGTTTATACAGCACTTGGAAGTGAG GTGACATTTGTAGAAGCTTTAGATCAGTTAATGCCTGGATTTGACCCTGAGATTGGAAAATTGGCTCAAAGGGTTCTCATAAATCCTCGAAAGATTGACTATCATACTGGTGTATTTGCAACCAAG ATCACTCCAGCAAAGGATGGTAATCCTGTAAGAATTGAGCTTACTGATGCAAAGACAAAAGAACCAAAAGAGACATTGGAG GTAGATGCTGCTCTTATTGCAACTGGAAGGGCTCCATTTACACAAGGACTTGGTTTGGAGAAT GTCAATGTAGAAACACAACGTGGTTTTATTCCTGTTGACGAACGCATGCGAGTTATTGATTCAAAGGGAGAATTG GTTCCTCACTTGTATTGCATTGGTGACGCTAATGGAAAAATGATGCTGGCTCATGCAGCAAGTGCCCAGGGAATTTCAG TCGTTGAGCAAGTTTCTGGGAAAGATCATATCCTAAATCATCTGAGCATCCCAGCTGCCTGTTTTACTCATCCTGAAATTAGCATGGTCGGGTCAACAGAG CCCCAAGCTAGAGAAAAAGCTGAGAAGGAAGGATTTGAAGTTAGCATTGCCAAAACTAGCTTCAAGGCTAACACTAAAGCCCTTGCAGAAAATGGAGGAGAGGGTATTGCTAAG TTGATCTATAGACCTGATAACGGAGAGATCCTTGGGGTTCATATATTTGGAATGCATGCTGCTGACCTCATTCATGAAGCGTCAAATGCTATTGCTCTAGGAACACGTATACAG GATATCAAGTATGCTGTTCATGCCCATCCAACCTTGTCTGAAGTGATCGATGAACTATTCAAATCAGCTAAA GTGAGGGGGAAAGCCTCCTTAGTTCCTCAACTGATCTCTCTCATTTTACAATG GTTAAAAGCGACATTTCTAGTGCGGCTGCTGAACCAGTTGCAGTATAAGCTAGTTCGTGGATCTGATCAAGAAGCCGTGGATCGTTCCGGATAA